In Thamnophis elegans isolate rThaEle1 chromosome 13, rThaEle1.pri, whole genome shotgun sequence, one DNA window encodes the following:
- the PXMP2 gene encoding peroxisomal membrane protein 2 has translation MSPVHSKPDSVPLSRRLLLRYLLLLRLYPVLTKAASSAFLSALGSLLSQVIEKSQKKRSLDWREPLRFAIYGFLFTGPLSHYFYLYLEQLVPSDAPFSLLKRLLVDRLIVSPAFLALFFLVMNFLEGKDMSEFSKKIKSGYWTSLKMNWKVWTPVQVINFTYVPLQFQVLFGNLVAVLWFAYLASVKKR, from the exons ATGTCTCCGGTGCACTCTAAGCCTGATTCGGTGCCGCTCTCGCGGAGGCTGCTGTTGCGGTACCTGCTCCTTCTCCGTCTATATCCGGTGCTCACCAAGGCAGCTTCCAG tgCCTTCCTGTCAGCTCTAGGGAGTCTCCTGTCCCAAGTAATTGAGAAGAGCCAGAAAAAGAGGAGCCTTGACTGGCGGGAACCCCTCCGGTTTGCTATCTATGG TTTCTTATTCACCGGACCTCTCAGCCATTACTTCTACCTCTACTTGGAGCAGCTGGTTCCTTCCGACGCACCGTTTTCTCTCCTCAAACGTCTGCTGGTGGACCGTCTCATTGTCTCCCCGGCCTTCCTGGCCCTCTTTTTCCTGGTCATGAACTTTCTGGAG ggaaaGGACATGTCTGAGTTCTCCAAAAAGATAAAATCTGGTTACTGGACATCCTTAAAGATGAACTGGAAAGTGTGGACGCCTGTCCAGGTTATTAACTTCACGTATGTCCCTTTGCAG TTCCAGGTGCTCTTCGGAAACCTCGTTGCAGTCTTGTGGTTTGCCTACTTGGCGTCAGTCAAGAAGAGATGA